One genomic segment of Streptomyces sp. TLI_146 includes these proteins:
- the rimM gene encoding ribosome maturation factor RimM (Essential for efficient processing of 16S rRNA), whose protein sequence is MQLVVARIGRAHGIKGEVTVEVRTDEPELRLAPGAVLATDPASTGPLTIETGRVHSGRLLLRFEGVRDRTGAEALRNTLLIADVDPEERPEEDDEYYDHQLIDLDVVLTDGTEVGRITEISHLPSQDLFIVERPDGTEVMIPFVGEIVTEIDLDEQRAVIDPPPGLIDDRAEIASARDEEAGDASASGDSGDVSGDEN, encoded by the coding sequence GTGCAGCTGGTAGTCGCGCGGATCGGCCGCGCCCACGGCATCAAGGGCGAGGTCACCGTCGAGGTGCGCACCGACGAGCCGGAGCTGCGGCTCGCCCCCGGCGCCGTACTGGCCACCGACCCGGCCTCCACCGGGCCGCTCACCATCGAGACCGGCCGCGTCCACAGCGGCCGTCTGCTGCTGCGCTTCGAGGGCGTACGCGACCGGACCGGCGCCGAGGCCCTGCGCAACACCCTGCTCATCGCCGACGTGGACCCGGAGGAGCGTCCCGAAGAGGACGACGAGTACTACGACCACCAGCTCATCGACCTCGACGTGGTCCTCACCGACGGCACCGAGGTCGGCCGGATCACCGAGATCTCGCACCTGCCGTCCCAGGACCTCTTCATCGTCGAGCGGCCCGACGGCACCGAGGTCATGATCCCGTTCGTCGGCGAGATCGTCACCGAGATCGACCTGGACGAGCAGCGGGCCGTCATCGACCCGCCGCCCGGTCTGATCGACGACCGCGCCGAGATCGCCTCCGCGCGCGACGAGGAGGCCGGCGACGCAAGCGCTTCCGGCGACTCCGGCGACGTCAGTGGGGACGAGAACTGA
- the trmD gene encoding tRNA (guanosine(37)-N1)-methyltransferase TrmD, giving the protein MRLDVVTIFPEYLEPLNVSLVGKARARGQLDVHVHDLREWTHDRHNTVDDTPYGGGPGMVMKTEPWGACLDDALADGYEAGAHGPVMVVPTPSGRPFTQELAVELSAKPWLIFMPARYEGIDRRVMDEYATRIPVYEVSIGDYVLAGGEAAVLVITEAVARLLPGVLGNAESHRDDSFAPGAMANLLEGPVYTKPPEWRGRGIPDVLLSGHHGKIARWRRDEAFRRTALNRPDLIERCDPAAFDKKDREVLSILGWAPEPGGRFWRRPQDVEE; this is encoded by the coding sequence ATGCGCCTCGACGTCGTCACGATCTTCCCCGAGTACCTGGAGCCCCTGAACGTCTCCCTCGTCGGCAAGGCACGCGCGCGTGGACAGCTCGACGTCCACGTGCACGACCTGCGGGAGTGGACCCACGACCGGCACAACACGGTCGACGACACCCCCTACGGCGGCGGCCCCGGCATGGTCATGAAGACCGAGCCCTGGGGCGCCTGCCTCGACGACGCGCTGGCCGACGGGTACGAGGCGGGGGCGCACGGTCCCGTCATGGTGGTGCCCACGCCCAGCGGACGGCCCTTCACCCAGGAACTCGCCGTCGAGCTCTCCGCCAAGCCGTGGCTGATCTTCATGCCCGCGCGCTACGAGGGCATCGACCGCCGCGTCATGGACGAGTACGCCACGCGGATACCGGTGTACGAGGTCTCCATCGGCGACTACGTCCTCGCGGGCGGGGAGGCCGCCGTCCTGGTCATCACCGAGGCGGTGGCCCGGCTGCTGCCCGGCGTCCTCGGCAACGCCGAGTCCCACCGCGACGACTCCTTCGCCCCCGGCGCCATGGCCAACCTCCTCGAAGGGCCCGTCTACACCAAGCCCCCCGAGTGGCGCGGCCGCGGCATCCCGGACGTCCTGCTCAGCGGGCACCACGGCAAGATCGCCCGCTGGCGGCGGGACGAGGCGTTCCGCCGCACCGCCCTGAACCGGCCCGACCTGATCGAGCGCTGCGACCCCGCCGCCTTCGACAAGAAGGACCGCGAAGTGCTCTCCATCCTGGGCTGGGCCCCCGAGCCCGGCGGCCGATTTTGGCGCAGGCCCCAGGACGTGGAAGAATAA
- the rplS gene encoding 50S ribosomal protein L19: MASLLDSVNAAALRTDVPAFRPGDTVNVHVRVIEGNRSRIQQFKGVVIRRQGAGVSETFTVRKVSFSVGVERTFPVNSPIFEKIELVTRGDVRRAKLYYLRELRGKAAKIKEKRDN; this comes from the coding sequence ATGGCCAGCCTGCTCGACTCCGTCAACGCCGCGGCGCTCCGCACCGACGTCCCGGCCTTCCGCCCGGGTGACACCGTCAACGTCCACGTCCGCGTGATCGAGGGCAACCGCTCCCGTATCCAGCAGTTCAAGGGCGTTGTCATCCGCCGTCAGGGCGCCGGCGTCTCCGAGACCTTCACGGTCCGCAAGGTCTCCTTCTCCGTCGGCGTCGAGCGCACCTTCCCGGTGAACTCCCCGATCTTCGAGAAGATCGAGCTCGTCACCCGCGGTGACGTCCGCCGCGCGAAGCTGTACTACCTGCGCGAGCTCCGCGGCAAGGCCGCGAAGATCAAGGAGAAGCGCGACAACTGA